A genomic region of Streptococcus suis contains the following coding sequences:
- a CDS encoding acyltransferase → MTDVLSESKLIKKGSFYDFQLSPVGKLSVGNNVVLRNFISIEVNNGASLTLGDNVYINNYSNIRCFHSIEIGENTMLGDGVRIFDFDHSYSAYHIGRLSSTVAPVVIGKNSWIGANCVITKGVTIGDNVIIGAGTVVTKDVPNDSLVYGQKNLVIKKREQASTHAFILTVSDRIEHIEYLLEHLPEMDFHIAAPTCISSSLEQLGRKFSNCQLYPLVYADYSLDILLKQADCYLDINHGREVDEIISKALEYNKVILSFSNTSHRLDEDKIIQIDSEKPELMVSELKNIIGSRQ, encoded by the coding sequence ATGACGGATGTTCTTTCGGAATCAAAGTTAATCAAAAAAGGAAGTTTTTATGATTTTCAGCTTTCGCCAGTTGGGAAACTCTCAGTTGGAAATAATGTTGTTTTGCGTAATTTTATCAGTATTGAAGTCAACAATGGTGCGTCTTTAACATTGGGTGACAATGTTTATATCAACAACTATTCGAATATCCGTTGTTTTCACTCGATTGAGATTGGTGAAAATACTATGCTAGGAGATGGTGTGCGAATTTTTGACTTTGATCATTCTTATTCTGCTTACCATATTGGCAGGTTGTCTTCTACAGTTGCTCCAGTTGTAATTGGCAAAAATTCCTGGATTGGAGCGAACTGTGTGATTACAAAAGGAGTCACCATTGGAGATAATGTAATCATCGGTGCAGGGACTGTTGTTACAAAAGATGTTCCAAATGATTCTTTGGTATATGGTCAAAAGAATTTAGTTATAAAGAAAAGAGAACAAGCCAGTACACATGCTTTTATCCTTACAGTATCAGATAGGATTGAGCATATTGAGTATCTGCTGGAACATTTACCGGAGATGGATTTTCATATAGCTGCTCCAACCTGTATCTCTTCAAGTTTGGAACAATTAGGGCGCAAATTTTCCAACTGTCAACTTTATCCATTGGTGTATGCAGATTATAGTTTGGATATATTACTGAAGCAAGCAGATTGTTACTTAGATATCAATCATGGTAGAGAAGTAGATGAAATAATTAGTAAAGCATTAGAATACAATAAGGTTATCCTCTCTTTTTCAAATACTTCTCATCGTTTGGATGAAGATAAAATTATTCAAATTGATTCAGAGAAACCGGAGTTGATGGTTTCAGAACTTAAAAATATTATAGGAAGTAGGCAGTAG